In the Streptomyces sp. 3214.6 genome, GAGGGCATCTTCGCCGCCGAGATCGTCAACCGCTGCCGGGAGCTGGGCGTCCTGGCCGACGCGCTGTGCCTGAGCCGCGGCCCGGTGAAGACGTTCCGCCGCCGGTTCCTGCGGGACCTGAGGGAGGGCCGTAAGTCGGTGCCGTTCCTGCTGCGCCGCGGCTGGCGCCTGATGCGCGCCGAACGTTCCATCGTGGCCCGCCAGACCGCGCTCGGCGCGCACGCCTGCGACCGCGACGAGGCGATGGGCCGCCTGGCCGCCGCGGCAGCCGGCCGCCTCGCGCCGACGGCCCGCACAGCCGCCTAGGTCGCCGAGGGCCGTCGGGTCGTCGGGCGTCGGGTCGGGGACGTCTGAGCCGCCCCGGGCACGCGCCGCTCCGACGCGCACACGCAAAAGCGGGACTGGACGGACCCCCCGGCCCTCCAGTCCCGCTCCCTTGCGCTCCCCCGTGTTCCCCCGTGTTCCCCCGATTCCCCCCCCAGGTGGTGCTTCCCACATGGCGGCGCGGTACCGCTCCCCCGGACGTCCCCCGTCGGTTCCCCCCGGTACCGCTCCCCCGTCACCGGCTTCCCTGAGCGAAGCCGGGCCCTTCCCCCGTCACCTTCAGGCGACCAGCTCCCCGAAGGCGTCCTCCTCGTCACGGCCGAAGCTGAGGACCTCGTCCTCGCGCAGCCGGCGGAGCGACCGCCAGATGCTGGACTTCACCGTGCCGACACTGATGTCGAGGATCTCCGCGATCTCCGGGTCGGTGCGGCCCTCGTAGTAGCGCAGGACCAGCATCGTCCGCTGGAGTTCGGGCAGCCGGGCCAGCGCCTGCCACAGGACCGCGCGCAGTTCGGTGCCGCGCATCGCGTCCGTGTCGCCGGGCGTCTCCGGCAGTTCCTCGGTCGGGTACTCGTTCAGCTTGCGGCGGCGCCACGCGCTGATGTGCAGGTTCGTCATGGTGCGGCGGAGGTAGCCCCCGACCGCGGCCTTGTCGCTGATCCGGTCCCACGCCCGGTACGTCGAGAACAGCGCGCTCTGCAGCAGGTCCTCGGCCTCGAAGCGGTCGCCGGTGAGGTGGTAGGCGGTGGCGTACAGGGAGGCGCGGCGCTCCTGGACGTAGGCGGTGAACTCCGCCTCTGTCAGCGAGCGACGCTCCCCCGTGTCCTCCCTGTACGCGGCTCCCCCGTGAGCCCCCTGTTCCCCCGTGTCAACCACCGTCATGTACGCGGTGTGCTGACGCCCGGCGCCGCGAGAGCACCCCCGCCCTCCCACGGCGCCGGACTTCTCGGAACCCCGGTTCACGTCGTGCAGGCGGGTGACGACTGCGACTGCGTTGGTGCTCCTACCGTGCAGCGTGTTCATCTCGCGCCCCCCGTCGTGGACTTACCGGTGTTCGGTCTCTTGCGACTTGCGACTTGCGTCTTGCGGTCTTGCGTCTTCTCGGGGTTCGGCTTCGCTGGTGTTCTCGGCGCCGCCTTGCCCGTGTCGAAAAGATTGCCCGGGCCACTTCATCGCCGTGTCCGCCGACTGTCACAGACCTGTCACAGGGCCCTGCCACGGGAACACCACAGACCGTTCACAGCCGTCCGCAGTACGGCAGTTGACGGCGGTCCTGCCAGGCGAGGCGTCGGGCGGATCGTCGGAACGGACCTCAACCCCCGCGCCCTGACCCGCGCCGAGGACAACGCCCACCGGCTCGGTCTCGGCGGACGCCTCACGGTGGCCCCGGGTCTGGGACAGCGGGACGCTGCGGGGATTCCTGGGAGGTCTCATGGAGCACCTACACCCCGGCGGCGAGGGCTGGCTGACCCTCTCCGACCTGGCCGAACACCTGGGCCTGCGGACCCGCGACGAGCTGCTCGAACTCATCGAAACCGCAGGTCCACGGGTTGTGGACCGGATCTATGTACGACCCCGGAGCAGGCGTGCGAGCGACGTCTGCAACCCCCTGCACGCGGCCCGTGCCGCCGAAACCACCGCCCTCTGGCGTCTCAGGCCCGCCCCATAGGTCGAACGACAGCCCCCTCATGGGCCAGAATGAGCCCGTGCCTTCCCTGTTGCTGATCGAGGACGACGACGCCATCCGTACGGCCCTGGAGCTCTCACTGACGCGCCAGGGACACCGGGTGGCCACCGCTGCCAGCGGTGAGGACGGTCTGAAGCTGCTGCGCGAGCAGCGGCCGGATCTCATCGTGCTGGACGTCATGCTGCCCGGCATCGACGGTTTCGAGGTGTGCCGGCGCATCCGGCGCACCGACCAGCTGCCGATCATTCTGCTCACCGCGCGCAGCGACGACATCGACGTCGTGGTCGGGCTGGAGTCCGGCGCCGACGACTACGTCGTCAAGCCCGTGCAGGGGCGGGTGCTGGACGCCCGCATCCGGGCGGTGCTGCGGCGCGGCGAGCGGGAGTCGAGCGACTCGGCGACGTTCGGCAGCCTCGTCATCGACCGGGCGGCGATGACGGTGACGAAGAACGGCGAGGACCTGCAGCTGACGCCGACCGAGCTGCGGCTGCTGCTCGAACTGTCCCGGCGGCCGGGGCAGGCCTTGTCACGGCAGCAGTTGCTGCGCCTCGTCTGGGAGCACGACTACCTCGGTGACTCGCGGCTGGTGGACGCCTGCGTCCAGCGGCTGCGGGCCAAGGTGGAGGACGTGCCGTCGTCCCCGGTCCTGATCCGTACCGTTCGTGGCGTCGGCTACCGCCTGGACGCCCCTCAGTGACACAGCCGCAAGGGGGGCTCCGCGGCTGGTCCGCGGCGCGCAAGGGAAGACTTTCACGGCTGCGTTTCACCAGCCTGCGGCTGCGGCTCGTCGTCGTGTTCGGGGCGGTGGCGCTGACTGCCGCCGTCTCCGCGTCCGGCATCGCCTACTGGCTCAACCGTGAGGCCGTGCTGACCCGTACCCAGGGGGCTGTGCTGCGGGACTTCGAGCAGGAGATGCAGAACCGGGCGGGTTCGCTGCCCGAGCATCCCTCGCAGGACGAGCTCCAGCACACCGCCGGGCAGATGGCCAACAGCAGCCAGCGTTTCAGCGTGCTGCTGGTGGGCGCGGACGCGAGCGGCAAGACCGTCTACGGCAACTCGGGCGGGCTGAACGGGTTCTCGCTGGACGACGTGCCCGAGTCGCTGCGCACGGCCGTGAACAAGCGGCAGGACCTCACCGGCGACAACAAGTCGCCGTACCACCTGTACTGGCAGCGGGTCGTCGACCACGGGACGCCGTATCTGGTGGCCGGGACGAGGGTCATCGGGGGCGGCCCGACCGGGTACATGCGCAAGTCGCTCGAGCCGGAGGCGAAGGACCTCAACTCGCTGGCCTGGTCGCTGGGGATCGCCACCGGGCTCGCGCTGATCGGGGCCGCGCTGCTCGCGCAGGCCGCCGCCACGACCGTCCTGAAGCCGGTGCACCGGCTGGGCGTCGCGGCCCGGCGGCTCGGCGAGGGCCGCCTCGACACGCGGCTGCGGGTGTCGGGGACGGACGAACTCGCCGATCTGTCACGGACGTTCAACCGGACGGCCGAGGCGCTGGAGAAGCGGGTCGACGACATGGCGGCCCGCGACGAGGCCTCGCGCCGGTTCGTCGCCGACATGTCGCACGAGCTGCGGACGCCGCTGACCGCCATCACCACCGTCGCGGAGGTGCTGGAGGAGGAGCTGGACGCCGAGTCCGGCAGCATCGACCCGATGATCGAGCCCGCGGTGCGGCTGGTGGTCAGTGAGACGCGGCGGCTGAACAACCTGGTCGAGAACCTGATGGAGGTCACCCGCTTCGACGCGGGCACCGCGCGGCTGGTCCTGGACGACGTCGACGTCGCCGACCAGATCACGGCCTGCATCGACGCCCGCGCCTGGCTGGACGCCGTCGACCTGGACGCCGAGCGCGGCATCCACGCCCGGCTCGACCCGCGCCGGCTGGACGTCATCCTCGCCAACCTCATCGGCAACGCGCTCAAGCACGGCGGTTCGCCGGTGCGGGTGTCGGTGTCGACGGCGGACGACGCGGTCGTCATCGCGGTGCGCGACCACGGGCCGGGCATCCCCGAGGAGGTGCTGCCGCACGTCTTCGACCGGTTCTACAAGGCGAGCGCCTCCCGGCCGCGCTCCGAGGGCAGCGGGCTCGGCCTGTCCATCGCCCTGGAGAACGCCCACATCCACGGCGGCGAGATCACCGCCGCCAACTCCCCCGAGGGCGGTGCGGTGTTCACGCTGCGGCTGCCCCGGGACGTGTCCGAACTGACGGAACAGGGCGGCGTCGGCGGCGGGCAGGGCGGGGAACCGGCGCAGGCGAAGGGGGACGCATCGTGACCATGGGGCACGCGACATCCGTACGACGACGGCTGCTCGCCGTCCCCGTGCTGGCCGGTCTGGCCGGGCTGCTCGCCGGCTGCGGCATCCGGGCGACCGAGGTGCCGACCGACTTCGGGGCCGCGCCCTCCAGGGCACGCTGCTCGCTCACCGAACCGGACGTGGCGGCGCAGTCCGGGCGCGCGGGCGTGCCGGTGCAGGTGTTCCTGCTGTGCGGTTCGTCGCTGGTGGCCGTGGACCGCTACGTGCGGGTGCCGGACGGCGCGGCGGATTCCAAGCGGCGCGCGCTGGTGGCGCAGGGCCTGCTCGACCAGCTCGCCGAGTCGCCGTCGGCGGCCGAGAAGGAGGCCGGGTACACGACGGACGTGCGCGGCGGCATGTCGGTCGGCGGACCGCGCGCCAAGGACCCGGACGACGCGCTGCGGCTGAGCACCTCACCCGGCAGCCTCACCTCCTACGCCCTCGCGCAGCTCGTCTGCACGTTCTCCGACTCGGCGGCGGCCGAGGGCGACGGCTCGGTGATCCTGGGCGGCCCCGGCTCCGACCCCCTGCGCCGCTACGAGTGCACCAACGAGGTCCGCTCCCGCCCCGGCAGCGCGGAACCCCCGTCCTCAGCGGTCCGGGAAGGCAGCTGAACGACTTTCCCGGCCCCGGCGACAGCGGAAACCACCGACATCGCGAACCGGCGTGACGGACCGGAGCCGCTGAGCGGAGTCGCGGGCCAGTGTGGCGGACGCCTCATGCGGTGCGCGGGGGGCTTTGTCGTCGCAGGTCATGTGGGGCCGGGCGGGGGTGGCGGGGAGGTGGGGCGGGGGGTTCGGGCCGGTGGCGGGGGGCGGGCCGGAACCGATCGTGCCGGGGGGCGCGTCTTGGGGGGCGTGCAGCGTCAAGGCTCCATCGGCGGCAGCGCCGCGATCCGCATCCGCGCGACCGGGATTGTTCTCCTGGCCGCCCACCTCGTGTTCGTCGCCTGGGTGACGCTGCGGCCGCTGAACGTCCCCTGGGTGATGCCCGCCAATCTGCACCCGTTCGACGGGATCCGCGCCGACCTGCGGCTGGGCTGGCCCGAGGCGGCCCGGCGGATCGGCGAGGGGCTGGGGCTGCTCGCCCCGCTGGGCGTCCTGCTGCCGCTGGCGCACGGCAGGCTCCGGGTCTCGCCGCTCGCCTCCCTGGTCCGTACGGTCACGGCGGGCGCCCTGCTGTCGCTGGGCATCGAGCTGTTGCAGACCGGGGTGCCGGGGCAGGTCGTGGACGTCGACTCGATGCTGCTGAACACCGTGGGCGTGGCACTCGCCCATGTCGCCGTGGTGCCGGCGGTACGTGCGTGGCTGCGCCGCAGGGTGGAGCACCGGGGGTGGGCCGCGGTCCGCCAGGAGGAGACGGCTCAGGGTCGGACCCCGAGGATTCCCAGGGTCGGGATCGCACCGTAGAGCGATACTTCGTCCCCCTTCGTCACCGTAGCGTTGTCGTCAGATGGAGCAGCCGCCAAGGGCCGCCTCCGAACAGACGCTCGCGAAGGAGCCGCAGATGTCCAGCCTCGCCCGCCCCACCCACGGCCGCATGATCGGCGGAGTGTGCGCCGCGCTGGCCGGCCGCTTCCGCACCTCCCCGACCACGATGCGCGTGCTCTTCGTGCTCTCCTGCCTGCTGCCCGGCCCGCAGTTCCTGCTCTACATAGCGCTGTGGATCCTGCTCCCCTCGGAAGACAAGGCCCGCACCGCCTGGTGACGGCCGGTCCGGTGAGGCCGGTCCGGCGGCGGCCCGTCCGGGGGCGGCCGTGACGCAGCAACGCCGTTGGGGCGCGCCCGGTGGTTCCGGGTGCGCCCCAACGGCGTGCTGTGTGACGGGACGGGGCGGGCGGCGCCGCTCAGCCCAGCGGGAGACCGTTCACCGGCAGGCCGTGCGTGGGCAGGCCCTGCAGCGGCAGACCGCCGAGGAGACTGGCGACGGGCGCGGTCGGGCCCTCGGCGAGCAGCTTCTCGGCGACCGGCTGGACGGCGGCCAGGCCCGCGCCGAGCACCGGCTGCGCCTGCGACAGGGCCTCACCGGCGCCGGGCAGCGCGTGGGCCACGTTCTCCGCCGGCAGCGTCTTGGTGACGCCGTCCAGGGCCTGCGTGGCGTCCGGAAGGGAGGGGGCGGCGTTCGCGGCGCCCGCACCGACGGCGGCGAAGGCGGCACCGAGAGCGGCGACACCGAGGGTCTTGGCAGCAGACTGCTTCATGATGAATGCGTCCTCGAGTGGGATAACAGGGAACTGAGCGGTTCTCGACCGTAAACACGGGGAGGGGTCGGCGGCAAACATCGAAATGCGGACGGATTGTGAACACCCGCCCGCATTCCGTACTCCGAAAACCCGGCGCTCAGTCTCCCCTGACCACAGAACCGCTGGTGGAAGCGGTCTACTGGAACAGCCATTCGGACTTCAGTTCTGCATAACCGGGCTTGATCACGTCATTGATCATGGCGAGTCGTTCATCGAAAGGAATGAATGCTGACTTCATAGCATTGACCGAGAACCACTGCAGATCGTCGAGCGTATAGCCGAACGCGTCGACAAGGTGCTCGAATTCCCGGCTCATGCTGGTGCCGGACATCAGCCGGTTGTCGGTGTTCACGGTGGCCCGGAAGTGCAGCCTGCGCAGCAGTCCGATGGGGTGCTCGGCATAGGAGGCGGCGGCGCCGGTCTGGAGGTTGGAGCTCGGGCACATCTCCAACGGGATGCGCTTGTCGCGGACGTAGGAGGCGAGTCGGCCGAGCTTGACACTGCCGTCGGCGGCGACCTCGATGTCGTCGATGATGCGCACCCCGTGTCCGAGCCGGTCGGCGCCGCACCACTGCAGGGCCTGCCAGATGGACGGCAGCCCGAAGGCCTCACCGGCATGAATAGTAAAGTGGTTGTTTTCCCGCTTCATGTACTCGAAGGCGTCGAGGTGCCGGGTGGGCGGGTAACCGGCCTCCGCGCCCGCGATGTCGAAGCCGACGACACCCAAGTCCCGGTAGCGGTTGGCGAGTTCGGCGATCTCCAGGGCGCGGGCCGCGTGCCGCATGGCGGTGAGCAGGGCGCCGACGCGGATGCGGTGGCCGTTCTCACGGGCCGTCCGCTCCCCTTCCCGGAAGCCCTCGTTGACGGCCTCGACCACCTCTTCGAGGCTCAGCCCGCCGTCGAGGTGCTGCTCGGGGGCGTAGCGCACCTCGGCGTAGACGACACCGTCCTCGGCGAGGTCCTCGGCGCACTCGCGGGCGACCCGGACGAGCGCCTCGCGGGTCTGCATCACGCCGACGGTGTGCGAGAAGGTCTCCAGATACCGTTCCAGGGAACCGGAGTCGGCGGCCTCCCGGAACCAGATGCCGAGCTTGTCGGCGTCGGCCTCGGGAAGCCCGGCGTACCCGGTGTCCCGGGCGAGGTCGACGATCGTGCCGGGGCGCAGCCCGCCGTCGAGATGGTCGTGCAGCAGAACCTTGGGCGCCCGCCGGATCTGGTCCGAGTTCGGGGTGATGCCCGCCTGGATGCTCTGGCTCGTCATGCCCGCACTCTAATTCCTACGCGCGTAGATCACGCGTTGTCCCACGCCGCCGATACGCAACGGTGACCGCACGGACGGGTGGAGTACACGCCTGCTTCTGACACTGTTCTGTCATGGGACAGGAAGTATGGGACAGGAAGTGACGCCGGTTCGGACTCCCCGGCTGGGAAGGGCGCTCGGCCCGGAGCCGACGGCGGTGAGCGGGGCGGTGGTGCTGCTCCCGGGGGGCGAGGAGGTCTCCAGCCGCAGGCCGGCCCCCGTGTGGCCGGCCTCCTCCGTCCGCGGCCTCGGCCGAAGACTCGCGCGCGCCGGTCGCGCGCACGGCGGTCTGGCCATCCACGCCGTGCACTACCGCTACCGGGGCTGGAACGGCAGCGAGGCGCACCTCGCGGCCGACGCGGCCTGGGCGGCCGACGAGGTCGTACGGCGTTACGGAGACGTTCCCGTGTGTCTGGCCGGCGTCGACATGGGTGCGCGGGCCGCGCTGCGCGCCGGGGGTCACGAGGCCGTCAACTCCGTGCTGGCGGTGGCTCCCTGGCTGCCGGAGGAGGACATGGCCGCGCCACCCGAACCGGTGAAGCAGCTCGCGGGGCGGCGGGTGCTGATCGTGCACGGCACGAACGACGAACGCTGCGACCCGGAGCTGTCGTTCCGGCTCGCGGCGCGGGCGAAGAAGGCGAACCGGGACGTGTGCCGGTTCGAGGTGCACTCCGACGGGCATCGGCTGCACCAGTACCGGGGTGAAGTCCTCGCGCTGGCCGAGGACTTCGTGATGGGCGCGCTGTTCGGACGGGCGCTTTCCCGGCCGGTGGAGGACGCGTTGGCGGCTCCGCCGCCGTTGGGGCTGCGGATGCCGTTGGCCGCGGGGTTCGGCAAGTCGTTACGCCGGTGAGGCGGGGGCCTGGGGCCCCTTCAGTCCGGCAGCAGGTTCCCGCGTCTCGACAGCAGGAACTTCTTGAAGGCGGCCACCGGCGGGGTGTCCGGGTGGCCGTCCAGCCAGGCGACGCCGATCTCGCGGGCGGCGCGTGGGGCGGTGACGGTCAGTTCCACGACCCCCGGGCGGGCCACGGCGGGCGGTGGCAGCAGCGCCACCCCCAGGCCCGCCGCCACCAGCCCCCGCAGCGTCTCCGCCTCCTCCCCCTCGAAGGCGATCCGGGGGCGGAAACCCGCTTCCTTGCAGAGGTCGTCGGTGATGCGGC is a window encoding:
- a CDS encoding adenosine deaminase, which codes for MTSQSIQAGITPNSDQIRRAPKVLLHDHLDGGLRPGTIVDLARDTGYAGLPEADADKLGIWFREAADSGSLERYLETFSHTVGVMQTREALVRVARECAEDLAEDGVVYAEVRYAPEQHLDGGLSLEEVVEAVNEGFREGERTARENGHRIRVGALLTAMRHAARALEIAELANRYRDLGVVGFDIAGAEAGYPPTRHLDAFEYMKRENNHFTIHAGEAFGLPSIWQALQWCGADRLGHGVRIIDDIEVAADGSVKLGRLASYVRDKRIPLEMCPSSNLQTGAAASYAEHPIGLLRRLHFRATVNTDNRLMSGTSMSREFEHLVDAFGYTLDDLQWFSVNAMKSAFIPFDERLAMINDVIKPGYAELKSEWLFQ
- a CDS encoding alpha/beta hydrolase, whose amino-acid sequence is MGQEVTPVRTPRLGRALGPEPTAVSGAVVLLPGGEEVSSRRPAPVWPASSVRGLGRRLARAGRAHGGLAIHAVHYRYRGWNGSEAHLAADAAWAADEVVRRYGDVPVCLAGVDMGARAALRAGGHEAVNSVLAVAPWLPEEDMAAPPEPVKQLAGRRVLIVHGTNDERCDPELSFRLAARAKKANRDVCRFEVHSDGHRLHQYRGEVLALAEDFVMGALFGRALSRPVEDALAAPPPLGLRMPLAAGFGKSLRR
- a CDS encoding ATP-binding protein, with product MKQSAAKTLGVAALGAAFAAVGAGAANAAPSLPDATQALDGVTKTLPAENVAHALPGAGEALSQAQPVLGAGLAAVQPVAEKLLAEGPTAPVASLLGGLPLQGLPTHGLPVNGLPLG
- a CDS encoding sensor histidine kinase, which translates into the protein MTQPQGGLRGWSAARKGRLSRLRFTSLRLRLVVVFGAVALTAAVSASGIAYWLNREAVLTRTQGAVLRDFEQEMQNRAGSLPEHPSQDELQHTAGQMANSSQRFSVLLVGADASGKTVYGNSGGLNGFSLDDVPESLRTAVNKRQDLTGDNKSPYHLYWQRVVDHGTPYLVAGTRVIGGGPTGYMRKSLEPEAKDLNSLAWSLGIATGLALIGAALLAQAAATTVLKPVHRLGVAARRLGEGRLDTRLRVSGTDELADLSRTFNRTAEALEKRVDDMAARDEASRRFVADMSHELRTPLTAITTVAEVLEEELDAESGSIDPMIEPAVRLVVSETRRLNNLVENLMEVTRFDAGTARLVLDDVDVADQITACIDARAWLDAVDLDAERGIHARLDPRRLDVILANLIGNALKHGGSPVRVSVSTADDAVVIAVRDHGPGIPEEVLPHVFDRFYKASASRPRSEGSGLGLSIALENAHIHGGEITAANSPEGGAVFTLRLPRDVSELTEQGGVGGGQGGEPAQAKGDAS
- a CDS encoding PspC domain-containing protein produces the protein MSSLARPTHGRMIGGVCAALAGRFRTSPTTMRVLFVLSCLLPGPQFLLYIALWILLPSEDKARTAW
- a CDS encoding SigE family RNA polymerase sigma factor, which codes for MNTLHGRSTNAVAVVTRLHDVNRGSEKSGAVGGRGCSRGAGRQHTAYMTVVDTGEQGAHGGAAYREDTGERRSLTEAEFTAYVQERRASLYATAYHLTGDRFEAEDLLQSALFSTYRAWDRISDKAAVGGYLRRTMTNLHISAWRRRKLNEYPTEELPETPGDTDAMRGTELRAVLWQALARLPELQRTMLVLRYYEGRTDPEIAEILDISVGTVKSSIWRSLRRLREDEVLSFGRDEEDAFGELVA
- the afsQ1 gene encoding two-component system response regulator AfsQ1, translated to MPSLLLIEDDDAIRTALELSLTRQGHRVATAASGEDGLKLLREQRPDLIVLDVMLPGIDGFEVCRRIRRTDQLPIILLTARSDDIDVVVGLESGADDYVVKPVQGRVLDARIRAVLRRGERESSDSATFGSLVIDRAAMTVTKNGEDLQLTPTELRLLLELSRRPGQALSRQQLLRLVWEHDYLGDSRLVDACVQRLRAKVEDVPSSPVLIRTVRGVGYRLDAPQ
- a CDS encoding VanZ family protein, with product MQRQGSIGGSAAIRIRATGIVLLAAHLVFVAWVTLRPLNVPWVMPANLHPFDGIRADLRLGWPEAARRIGEGLGLLAPLGVLLPLAHGRLRVSPLASLVRTVTAGALLSLGIELLQTGVPGQVVDVDSMLLNTVGVALAHVAVVPAVRAWLRRRVEHRGWAAVRQEETAQGRTPRIPRVGIAP